The following proteins come from a genomic window of Archocentrus centrarchus isolate MPI-CPG fArcCen1 chromosome 3, fArcCen1, whole genome shotgun sequence:
- the mical2a gene encoding F-actin-monooxygenase MICAL2 isoform X3: MGETEEERDNVGKLFENFIQASTCKGTLQAFNVLCRCLNLDPVEHSTFYNSLKTKVTSWKAKALWSKLDKRMSHKDYKKGQACVGTKCLIIGGGPCGLRTAIELALLGAKVVVIEKRDSFSRHNVLHLWPYTIHDLRGLGAKKFYGKFCAGAIDHISIQQLQLILLKVALIVAVEFHINVEFVNLWEPQENEGVGWRAAIRPADHPVANFEFDVVVGADGRRNTLEGFKRKEFRGKLAIAITANFINRNTTAEAKVEEISGVAFIFNQKFFLDLKEETGIDLENIVYYKDNTHYFVMTAKKQSLLDKGVVINDYSDTEMLLSSENVNQEALLCYAREAADFGTNYQLPTLDFAMNHCGQPDVAMFDFTNMYASENAALVRERFGHQLLVALVGDSLLEPFWPMGTGCARGFLAAFDTAWMVKSWAQGRPVLEVLAERESIYRLLPQTTPENIAKNFEQYTIDPATRYPNLNSTCVRLHQVRHLYISGQLNPCSLERAATIRRPVNLCRRESEIRPARLLTWCQKQTEDYRNVIITDLTSSWKNGIALCALIHRFKPQLIDFDSLNEEDHVANLQLAFDISEREFGIRPFTSAKELSEEEELDKTKMINYLSKFYELFRGTPLPASGSRGVDENNEDYPSKEVRSNNNVLNLALTRKRVPKEEKKLDGTDPIYKRRRKFCYLEEATNLSSNGSSIRDRLDPKENKVRSMATQLLAKFENTPNYTVRKTQGGSVRRAFTPSGDKCHLCEKRVYMVERICAEGLYFHRECFRCSTCSSVLRQGAHAFHSEEGKLYCKLHFDQRNSGTSVRRTYSLPSVRPNRDGIRERRPTDEEITRSSSPADLQSQAAAGTFSSFIRKQLSWPLSVTRAVCNAPRCLSQRARNAAQAFAGHLRDNAQDYMLLYELLSMSLPLLFVLQEVLVQMYTEAVPDGPSSLQPLLLWLQEHIGQRII, encoded by the exons AtgggagagacagaggaggaaaggGACAATGTGGGGAAGCTGTTTGAGAACTTCATCCAGGCTTCAACGTGCAAAGGAACCCTTCAGGCCTTTAACGTCCTCTGCAGATGTCTGAACCTCGACCCCGTGGAGCACAGCACCTTCTACAACAGTCTGAAAACAAAGGTTACCTCCTGGAAGGCCAAAGCACTTTGGAGTAAGCTGGACAAGAGGATGTCCCATAAGGACTACAAAAAAGGCCAGGCCTGTGTGGGCACCAAG TGCCTCATCATTGGAGGAGGTCCCTGCGGCTTGCGGACTGCCATTGAACTTGCTCTACTTGGTGCCAAAGTGGTGGTGATTGAGAAGAgggactctttttccaggcaCAACGTGCTGCATCTTTGGCCCTATACCATTCATGACCTCCGGGGCCTTGGGGCCAAAAAGTTCTACGGAAAATTCTGTGCCGGAGCCATTGACCACATCA gcattcagcagctgcagctgatctTACTGAAAGTTGCCCTCATTGTTGCTGTTGAGTTTCACATCAATGTGGAGTTTGTCAACCTGTGGGAACCTCAGGAAAATGAAG GGGTTGGGTGGAGGGCTGCAATCCGACCTGCTGATCACCCTGTGGCTAACTTTGAGTTTGATGTTGTGGTGGGGGCTGACGGACGCAGGAATACCCTGGAAG GTTTCAAAAGGAAGGAGTTCAGGGGTAAACTGGCAATTGCTATCACAGCCAACTTCATCAACAGGAACACCACCGCAGAGGCCAAAGTTGAAGAGATCAGCGGAGTGGCTTTCATCTTCAACCAGAAGTTCTTTCTTGACCTAAAAGAGGAGACAG GTATCGATCTGGAGAACATTGTGTACTACAAGGACAACACACATTACTTTGTCATGACTGCCAAGAAACAAAGCCTGCTGGACAAGGGAGTTGTCATCAAT GATTACTCAGACACAGAGATGCTGCTGAGCAGTGAGAACGTCAACCAGGAAGCTCTTCTGTGCTATGCCCGAGAGGCTGCTGACTTTGGCACCAACTACCAACTTCCCACGCTGGACTTTGCCATGAACCACTGCGGGCAGCCAGATGTTGCAATGTTTGACTTCACAAATATGTACGCGTCTGAGAATGCCGCCCTGGTCAGAGAGAGATTTGGACACCAGCTGCTGGTGGCGCTGGTTGGTGACAGTCTGTTAGAG CCTTTCTGGCCAATGGGAACGGGCTGTGCCAGAGGCTTCCTGGCTGCCTTTGACACGGCCTGGATGGTAAAGAGCTGGGCGCAGGGTCGGCCAGTCCTTGAAGTGCTGGCAGAGAG GGAGAGTATTTACCGACTACTACCACAGACAACCCCTGAAAACATTGCCAAAAACTTTGAACAGTACACCATAGACCCAGCGACACGATACCCCAACCTCAACTCTACCTGCGTCAGGCTTCACCAG gtgcGCCATTTGTACATTAGTGGACAGCTTAACCCCTGCTCTCTTGAGCGTGCTGCTACCATACGACGACCTGTCAATCTCTGCAGACGAG AGTCGGAGATCAGACCAGCGAGGCTTCTCACTTGGTGCCAGAAGCAGACAGAGGACTACAGGAATGTCATAATCACAGACCTGACGTCTTCTTGGAAAAACGGCATCGCTCTCTGTGCCCTCATCCACAGGTTCAAGCCTCAGCTGAT AGATTTTGACTCATTAAATGAGGAGGACCATGTTGCAAACCTCCAGCTGGCTTTTGACATCAGTGAGCGGGAATTTGGGATTCGTCCATTCACATCTGCCAAGGAGCTGAGtgaagaggaggagctggatAAAACCAAGATGATCAACTACCTGTCCAAGTTCTACGAGCTCTTCCGTGGCACGCCTCTACCTGCATCAG GTTCCAGAGGAGTGGATGAAAACAATGAAGATTATCCATCGAAGGAAGTCAGAAGTAATAATAATGTGCTCAATCTTGCACTGACCAGGAAACGAGTGCCAAAG GAAGAGAAGAAGTTAGACGGTACAGACCCCATTTACAAACGAAGGCGAAAGTTCTGCTATTTGGAGGAG GCCACTAATCTGTCCAGTAATGGCTCCTCAATACGAGACAGGCTGGAtccaaaggaaaataaagtgcGTTCTATGGCTACGCAGCTGTTGGCCAAGTTTGAAAATACACCCAACTACACTGTCCGCAAAACACAG GGCGGCTCAGTACGAAGGGCATTTACCCCATCGGGAGACAAGTGTCACTTGTGTGAGAAGCGTGTTTATATGGTGGAGAGAATCTGTGCCGAGGGGCTCTACTTCCACAGGGAGTGTTTTCGCTGTTCGACCTGCAGCTCTGTTCTGCGACAGGGAGCACATGCTTTCCACTCTGAAGAGG GGAAACTCTACTGCAAACTTCATTTCGATCAACGTAACAGTGGGACTAGCGTACGGAGGACTTACTCTCTACCCTCAGTGAGACCT AATCGTGATGGGATCCGGGAGCGACGTCCTACTGATGAAGAAATCACCCGCTCCAGCAGTCCAGCAGATCTGCAGAGTCAAGCTGCAGCAGGTACCTTCAGCTCGTTCATAAGGAAACAGCTGAGCTGGCCTCTGAGTGTGACTCGTGCTGTGTGTAACGCCCCCCGGTGTCTGTCCCAGCGTGCACGTAATGCAGCACAGGCCTTCGCCGGCCACCTGAGGGACAACGCCCAGGACTATATGTTGCTGTATGAGCTACTGAGCATGAGCTTGcccctgctgtttgttttacaagAAGTACTGGTGCAGATGTACACAGAGGCTGTGCCTGATGGGCCGAGCTCTTTACAGCCTTTACTGCTGTGGCTGCAGGAGCATATCGGGCAGAGGATAATCTAG
- the mical2a gene encoding F-actin-monooxygenase MICAL2 isoform X1 — MGETEEERDNVGKLFENFIQASTCKGTLQAFNVLCRCLNLDPVEHSTFYNSLKTKVTSWKAKALWSKLDKRMSHKDYKKGQACVGTKCLIIGGGPCGLRTAIELALLGAKVVVIEKRDSFSRHNVLHLWPYTIHDLRGLGAKKFYGKFCAGAIDHISIQQLQLILLKVALIVAVEFHINVEFVNLWEPQENEGVGWRAAIRPADHPVANFEFDVVVGADGRRNTLEGFKRKEFRGKLAIAITANFINRNTTAEAKVEEISGVAFIFNQKFFLDLKEETGIDLENIVYYKDNTHYFVMTAKKQSLLDKGVVINDYSDTEMLLSSENVNQEALLCYAREAADFGTNYQLPTLDFAMNHCGQPDVAMFDFTNMYASENAALVRERFGHQLLVALVGDSLLEPFWPMGTGCARGFLAAFDTAWMVKSWAQGRPVLEVLAERESIYRLLPQTTPENIAKNFEQYTIDPATRYPNLNSTCVRLHQVRHLYISGQLNPCSLERAATIRRPVNLCRRESEIRPARLLTWCQKQTEDYRNVIITDLTSSWKNGIALCALIHRFKPQLIDFDSLNEEDHVANLQLAFDISEREFGIRPFTSAKELSEEEELDKTKMINYLSKFYELFRGTPLPASGSRGVDENNEDYPSKEVRSNNNVLNLALTRKRVPKEEKKLDGTDPIYKRRRKFCYLEEATNLSSNGSSIRDRLDPKENKVRSMATQLLAKFENTPNYTVRKTQSDCEESSFLCTLHLTDSLPVKLRPPVPPRTPPVTQFEVSIRKAAQQLVHLPPKTLPKPQVQLQPPHPFSVVKLRHVDLTHAETKPQLEGADPPPACPPSCQSAIHFMTRILHRLKEVDEHISEKKAQSQQVREFHAKSIKEKAVHLSGLFSANSSAVLQGGSVRRAFTPSGDKCHLCEKRVYMVERICAEGLYFHRECFRCSTCSSVLRQGAHAFHSEEGKLYCKLHFDQRNSGTSVRRTYSLPSVRPNRDGIRERRPTDEEITRSSSPADLQSQAAAGTFSSFIRKQLSWPLSVTRAVCNAPRCLSQRARNAAQAFAGHLRDNAQDYMLLYELLSMSLPLLFVLQEVLVQMYTEAVPDGPSSLQPLLLWLQEHIGQRII, encoded by the exons AtgggagagacagaggaggaaaggGACAATGTGGGGAAGCTGTTTGAGAACTTCATCCAGGCTTCAACGTGCAAAGGAACCCTTCAGGCCTTTAACGTCCTCTGCAGATGTCTGAACCTCGACCCCGTGGAGCACAGCACCTTCTACAACAGTCTGAAAACAAAGGTTACCTCCTGGAAGGCCAAAGCACTTTGGAGTAAGCTGGACAAGAGGATGTCCCATAAGGACTACAAAAAAGGCCAGGCCTGTGTGGGCACCAAG TGCCTCATCATTGGAGGAGGTCCCTGCGGCTTGCGGACTGCCATTGAACTTGCTCTACTTGGTGCCAAAGTGGTGGTGATTGAGAAGAgggactctttttccaggcaCAACGTGCTGCATCTTTGGCCCTATACCATTCATGACCTCCGGGGCCTTGGGGCCAAAAAGTTCTACGGAAAATTCTGTGCCGGAGCCATTGACCACATCA gcattcagcagctgcagctgatctTACTGAAAGTTGCCCTCATTGTTGCTGTTGAGTTTCACATCAATGTGGAGTTTGTCAACCTGTGGGAACCTCAGGAAAATGAAG GGGTTGGGTGGAGGGCTGCAATCCGACCTGCTGATCACCCTGTGGCTAACTTTGAGTTTGATGTTGTGGTGGGGGCTGACGGACGCAGGAATACCCTGGAAG GTTTCAAAAGGAAGGAGTTCAGGGGTAAACTGGCAATTGCTATCACAGCCAACTTCATCAACAGGAACACCACCGCAGAGGCCAAAGTTGAAGAGATCAGCGGAGTGGCTTTCATCTTCAACCAGAAGTTCTTTCTTGACCTAAAAGAGGAGACAG GTATCGATCTGGAGAACATTGTGTACTACAAGGACAACACACATTACTTTGTCATGACTGCCAAGAAACAAAGCCTGCTGGACAAGGGAGTTGTCATCAAT GATTACTCAGACACAGAGATGCTGCTGAGCAGTGAGAACGTCAACCAGGAAGCTCTTCTGTGCTATGCCCGAGAGGCTGCTGACTTTGGCACCAACTACCAACTTCCCACGCTGGACTTTGCCATGAACCACTGCGGGCAGCCAGATGTTGCAATGTTTGACTTCACAAATATGTACGCGTCTGAGAATGCCGCCCTGGTCAGAGAGAGATTTGGACACCAGCTGCTGGTGGCGCTGGTTGGTGACAGTCTGTTAGAG CCTTTCTGGCCAATGGGAACGGGCTGTGCCAGAGGCTTCCTGGCTGCCTTTGACACGGCCTGGATGGTAAAGAGCTGGGCGCAGGGTCGGCCAGTCCTTGAAGTGCTGGCAGAGAG GGAGAGTATTTACCGACTACTACCACAGACAACCCCTGAAAACATTGCCAAAAACTTTGAACAGTACACCATAGACCCAGCGACACGATACCCCAACCTCAACTCTACCTGCGTCAGGCTTCACCAG gtgcGCCATTTGTACATTAGTGGACAGCTTAACCCCTGCTCTCTTGAGCGTGCTGCTACCATACGACGACCTGTCAATCTCTGCAGACGAG AGTCGGAGATCAGACCAGCGAGGCTTCTCACTTGGTGCCAGAAGCAGACAGAGGACTACAGGAATGTCATAATCACAGACCTGACGTCTTCTTGGAAAAACGGCATCGCTCTCTGTGCCCTCATCCACAGGTTCAAGCCTCAGCTGAT AGATTTTGACTCATTAAATGAGGAGGACCATGTTGCAAACCTCCAGCTGGCTTTTGACATCAGTGAGCGGGAATTTGGGATTCGTCCATTCACATCTGCCAAGGAGCTGAGtgaagaggaggagctggatAAAACCAAGATGATCAACTACCTGTCCAAGTTCTACGAGCTCTTCCGTGGCACGCCTCTACCTGCATCAG GTTCCAGAGGAGTGGATGAAAACAATGAAGATTATCCATCGAAGGAAGTCAGAAGTAATAATAATGTGCTCAATCTTGCACTGACCAGGAAACGAGTGCCAAAG GAAGAGAAGAAGTTAGACGGTACAGACCCCATTTACAAACGAAGGCGAAAGTTCTGCTATTTGGAGGAG GCCACTAATCTGTCCAGTAATGGCTCCTCAATACGAGACAGGCTGGAtccaaaggaaaataaagtgcGTTCTATGGCTACGCAGCTGTTGGCCAAGTTTGAAAATACACCCAACTACACTGTCCGCAAAACACAG TCAGACTGCGAGGAGTCCTCATTCCTCTGTACTCTCCACCTGACTGACAGTCTCCCCGTTAAACTCAGACCTCCGGTCCCACCCAGAACTCCTCCTGTGACACAG TTTGAAGTCAGTATCAGAAAAGCAGCACAACAGTTAGTCCACCTGCCTCCAAAGACTCTGCCCAAACCCCAGGTCCAGCTTCAACCCCCACATCCATTTTCTGTAGTGAAGCTCAGACATGTCGATCTAACGCATGCTGAGACAAAGCCTCAGCTGGAGGGTGCAGACCCTCCTCCTGCTTGTCCTCCCTCCTGCCAGTCAGCAATCCATTTCATGACAAGAATCCTCCATCGCCTCAAGGAGGTGGACGAACACATCTCTGAG AAAAAAGCTCAGTCCCAACAGGTTAGAGAGTTTCATGCAAAGAGTATAAAGGAAAAAGCCGTCCACCTTAGTGGGCTGTTCTCAGCAAACAGCTCTGCTGTACTTCAG GGCGGCTCAGTACGAAGGGCATTTACCCCATCGGGAGACAAGTGTCACTTGTGTGAGAAGCGTGTTTATATGGTGGAGAGAATCTGTGCCGAGGGGCTCTACTTCCACAGGGAGTGTTTTCGCTGTTCGACCTGCAGCTCTGTTCTGCGACAGGGAGCACATGCTTTCCACTCTGAAGAGG GGAAACTCTACTGCAAACTTCATTTCGATCAACGTAACAGTGGGACTAGCGTACGGAGGACTTACTCTCTACCCTCAGTGAGACCT AATCGTGATGGGATCCGGGAGCGACGTCCTACTGATGAAGAAATCACCCGCTCCAGCAGTCCAGCAGATCTGCAGAGTCAAGCTGCAGCAGGTACCTTCAGCTCGTTCATAAGGAAACAGCTGAGCTGGCCTCTGAGTGTGACTCGTGCTGTGTGTAACGCCCCCCGGTGTCTGTCCCAGCGTGCACGTAATGCAGCACAGGCCTTCGCCGGCCACCTGAGGGACAACGCCCAGGACTATATGTTGCTGTATGAGCTACTGAGCATGAGCTTGcccctgctgtttgttttacaagAAGTACTGGTGCAGATGTACACAGAGGCTGTGCCTGATGGGCCGAGCTCTTTACAGCCTTTACTGCTGTGGCTGCAGGAGCATATCGGGCAGAGGATAATCTAG
- the mical2a gene encoding F-actin-monooxygenase MICAL2 isoform X2 — MGETEEERDNVGKLFENFIQASTCKGTLQAFNVLCRCLNLDPVEHSTFYNSLKTKVTSWKAKALWSKLDKRMSHKDYKKGQACVGTKCLIIGGGPCGLRTAIELALLGAKVVVIEKRDSFSRHNVLHLWPYTIHDLRGLGAKKFYGKFCAGAIDHISIQQLQLILLKVALIVAVEFHINVEFVNLWEPQENEGVGWRAAIRPADHPVANFEFDVVVGADGRRNTLEGFKRKEFRGKLAIAITANFINRNTTAEAKVEEISGVAFIFNQKFFLDLKEETGIDLENIVYYKDNTHYFVMTAKKQSLLDKGVVINDYSDTEMLLSSENVNQEALLCYAREAADFGTNYQLPTLDFAMNHCGQPDVAMFDFTNMYASENAALVRERFGHQLLVALVGDSLLEPFWPMGTGCARGFLAAFDTAWMVKSWAQGRPVLEVLAERESIYRLLPQTTPENIAKNFEQYTIDPATRYPNLNSTCVRLHQVRHLYISGQLNPCSLERAATIRRPVNLCRRESEIRPARLLTWCQKQTEDYRNVIITDLTSSWKNGIALCALIHRFKPQLIDFDSLNEEDHVANLQLAFDISEREFGIRPFTSAKELSEEEELDKTKMINYLSKFYELFRGTPLPASGSRGVDENNEDYPSKEVRSNNNVLNLALTRKRVPKEEKKLDGTDPIYKRRRKFCYLEEATNLSSNGSSIRDRLDPKENKVRSMATQLLAKFENTPNYTVRKTQKKAQSQQVREFHAKSIKEKAVHLSGLFSANSSAVLQGGSVRRAFTPSGDKCHLCEKRVYMVERICAEGLYFHRECFRCSTCSSVLRQGAHAFHSEEGKLYCKLHFDQRNSGTSVRRTYSLPSVRPNRDGIRERRPTDEEITRSSSPADLQSQAAAGTFSSFIRKQLSWPLSVTRAVCNAPRCLSQRARNAAQAFAGHLRDNAQDYMLLYELLSMSLPLLFVLQEVLVQMYTEAVPDGPSSLQPLLLWLQEHIGQRII; from the exons AtgggagagacagaggaggaaaggGACAATGTGGGGAAGCTGTTTGAGAACTTCATCCAGGCTTCAACGTGCAAAGGAACCCTTCAGGCCTTTAACGTCCTCTGCAGATGTCTGAACCTCGACCCCGTGGAGCACAGCACCTTCTACAACAGTCTGAAAACAAAGGTTACCTCCTGGAAGGCCAAAGCACTTTGGAGTAAGCTGGACAAGAGGATGTCCCATAAGGACTACAAAAAAGGCCAGGCCTGTGTGGGCACCAAG TGCCTCATCATTGGAGGAGGTCCCTGCGGCTTGCGGACTGCCATTGAACTTGCTCTACTTGGTGCCAAAGTGGTGGTGATTGAGAAGAgggactctttttccaggcaCAACGTGCTGCATCTTTGGCCCTATACCATTCATGACCTCCGGGGCCTTGGGGCCAAAAAGTTCTACGGAAAATTCTGTGCCGGAGCCATTGACCACATCA gcattcagcagctgcagctgatctTACTGAAAGTTGCCCTCATTGTTGCTGTTGAGTTTCACATCAATGTGGAGTTTGTCAACCTGTGGGAACCTCAGGAAAATGAAG GGGTTGGGTGGAGGGCTGCAATCCGACCTGCTGATCACCCTGTGGCTAACTTTGAGTTTGATGTTGTGGTGGGGGCTGACGGACGCAGGAATACCCTGGAAG GTTTCAAAAGGAAGGAGTTCAGGGGTAAACTGGCAATTGCTATCACAGCCAACTTCATCAACAGGAACACCACCGCAGAGGCCAAAGTTGAAGAGATCAGCGGAGTGGCTTTCATCTTCAACCAGAAGTTCTTTCTTGACCTAAAAGAGGAGACAG GTATCGATCTGGAGAACATTGTGTACTACAAGGACAACACACATTACTTTGTCATGACTGCCAAGAAACAAAGCCTGCTGGACAAGGGAGTTGTCATCAAT GATTACTCAGACACAGAGATGCTGCTGAGCAGTGAGAACGTCAACCAGGAAGCTCTTCTGTGCTATGCCCGAGAGGCTGCTGACTTTGGCACCAACTACCAACTTCCCACGCTGGACTTTGCCATGAACCACTGCGGGCAGCCAGATGTTGCAATGTTTGACTTCACAAATATGTACGCGTCTGAGAATGCCGCCCTGGTCAGAGAGAGATTTGGACACCAGCTGCTGGTGGCGCTGGTTGGTGACAGTCTGTTAGAG CCTTTCTGGCCAATGGGAACGGGCTGTGCCAGAGGCTTCCTGGCTGCCTTTGACACGGCCTGGATGGTAAAGAGCTGGGCGCAGGGTCGGCCAGTCCTTGAAGTGCTGGCAGAGAG GGAGAGTATTTACCGACTACTACCACAGACAACCCCTGAAAACATTGCCAAAAACTTTGAACAGTACACCATAGACCCAGCGACACGATACCCCAACCTCAACTCTACCTGCGTCAGGCTTCACCAG gtgcGCCATTTGTACATTAGTGGACAGCTTAACCCCTGCTCTCTTGAGCGTGCTGCTACCATACGACGACCTGTCAATCTCTGCAGACGAG AGTCGGAGATCAGACCAGCGAGGCTTCTCACTTGGTGCCAGAAGCAGACAGAGGACTACAGGAATGTCATAATCACAGACCTGACGTCTTCTTGGAAAAACGGCATCGCTCTCTGTGCCCTCATCCACAGGTTCAAGCCTCAGCTGAT AGATTTTGACTCATTAAATGAGGAGGACCATGTTGCAAACCTCCAGCTGGCTTTTGACATCAGTGAGCGGGAATTTGGGATTCGTCCATTCACATCTGCCAAGGAGCTGAGtgaagaggaggagctggatAAAACCAAGATGATCAACTACCTGTCCAAGTTCTACGAGCTCTTCCGTGGCACGCCTCTACCTGCATCAG GTTCCAGAGGAGTGGATGAAAACAATGAAGATTATCCATCGAAGGAAGTCAGAAGTAATAATAATGTGCTCAATCTTGCACTGACCAGGAAACGAGTGCCAAAG GAAGAGAAGAAGTTAGACGGTACAGACCCCATTTACAAACGAAGGCGAAAGTTCTGCTATTTGGAGGAG GCCACTAATCTGTCCAGTAATGGCTCCTCAATACGAGACAGGCTGGAtccaaaggaaaataaagtgcGTTCTATGGCTACGCAGCTGTTGGCCAAGTTTGAAAATACACCCAACTACACTGTCCGCAAAACACAG AAAAAAGCTCAGTCCCAACAGGTTAGAGAGTTTCATGCAAAGAGTATAAAGGAAAAAGCCGTCCACCTTAGTGGGCTGTTCTCAGCAAACAGCTCTGCTGTACTTCAG GGCGGCTCAGTACGAAGGGCATTTACCCCATCGGGAGACAAGTGTCACTTGTGTGAGAAGCGTGTTTATATGGTGGAGAGAATCTGTGCCGAGGGGCTCTACTTCCACAGGGAGTGTTTTCGCTGTTCGACCTGCAGCTCTGTTCTGCGACAGGGAGCACATGCTTTCCACTCTGAAGAGG GGAAACTCTACTGCAAACTTCATTTCGATCAACGTAACAGTGGGACTAGCGTACGGAGGACTTACTCTCTACCCTCAGTGAGACCT AATCGTGATGGGATCCGGGAGCGACGTCCTACTGATGAAGAAATCACCCGCTCCAGCAGTCCAGCAGATCTGCAGAGTCAAGCTGCAGCAGGTACCTTCAGCTCGTTCATAAGGAAACAGCTGAGCTGGCCTCTGAGTGTGACTCGTGCTGTGTGTAACGCCCCCCGGTGTCTGTCCCAGCGTGCACGTAATGCAGCACAGGCCTTCGCCGGCCACCTGAGGGACAACGCCCAGGACTATATGTTGCTGTATGAGCTACTGAGCATGAGCTTGcccctgctgtttgttttacaagAAGTACTGGTGCAGATGTACACAGAGGCTGTGCCTGATGGGCCGAGCTCTTTACAGCCTTTACTGCTGTGGCTGCAGGAGCATATCGGGCAGAGGATAATCTAG